TCGTGTCGGGATTTGAGGACTGCGTCTTATTTTCCtcagtggtgttggcaggtgACAACACGGCCGGAGATTCGGGCGAGGCTTTGAATGTAGCCCCTGAGGCGTCTCGCTCTACCTCCGGTTCAATGCTGTCATCaatgctttcaatttttttcacctcGTCGTCAAAAGGCACAGGGGTGGGTGAAGCACCAGACCTTTTGTTATGGTCGGAAGACGCCTTCCGACGCCTAATTACTGTTTTGTACCTATTTTCACACTGTTCTGGGGTTTTGGCTATGCCAAGCACAGCCTCGATGTCCATCGATATTTGTTTAAAGGCTTGCTTCCTGTTTTTGAATTTTTTAAATGGGCCAATCTGAGGGAAATATTTGAGGTAGTACTCTAGGAGCAGCCTTGTTTGCCCCTCTGTCCATTCAGCAGCTAGAATAAGAAAGAACCAACACATAAATGGTTTATTGGGAAACTGTCGGTCATTGTGCAGGCATTACTTATAATTGAATAATTTAACACACAGCACGGTCACTTGAGCTTAATTATCAATCAGCAAGCATTAATCAACAAAACAAGCATTTGCGCAGACTAGCAAACATACATAAGTGATAAGTTCTGGTATTGTGCatgtaaatgcaatatgcaaattGTGCCAGTCTTCCAGTAATTGTAGTGGTCTGCTTTccatgctctcttttttttttttgtcatttaagGATCACTCCTACAAGTACACTTTTACACGCTCTGATGCATGCTTGTTAGATTTACCCAAGAACACTTGCTGAGGCAATTGTAGACACTCAGTGTTAATATACTTGCCTCCACCTCCTCTCCTGGAGCCTGATGGCTTGCTTTGAGCACCAGTCTCCCCGTCAGCTGATCTTGATGCAGTGGGAGCTGGCAGGTGCAGAGTATCTGTGCCATCTAAAAAATATAAATGAGCAGTAAATGTAGTGCCTCGCAATAATGTTAATACTAATACTTACCACCTCCTGTTTCAACGCATGGCAATCTGAGCTCCATGCGCATTTCTTCGCTCCCTCGCCTTGGCACATCGCCAGCCATATTTGTACGCAGAACTGCATCTGTTTTCACACAATGATGGAAATGTAATCAAATCAGTTATATAATGAAAATGGTTTCTCAAGTAGTCAGCTACATTATGCAAACTCGGATGCCTTACACTCGAAGGTAAGCGGATTagagcaagcaaaaaacaaattctAAAAAAGTCAATTCATCATGTTACAGGGCTGCATGAAACACTGCACAAATCactgataattaaaaaaaaatatcgcttaTCATACGTAGCATCTCGACCCTGCGATAAGAAATCGTGCTTCCGAGGAGATGTATGGCTTCACCGTATCACGTGGGATGCTGATCTGCCGTCTGGAGACATTAGCCACttaaaaatcagaaataaaaataaattgttactGCGTGCAATACTTAGCTGCACCCACGTGACACTTGCTACACGCCACTTCGCAGTTACTTTTCTTAAAACGCTGCGAATCATTCTGTTGCTGATGGAGGGGTCTGCAATGTAAGTTTGTTTTGAATTAAGGATTAATTACTCATGCAAGGAAACTTGGCAACAGGATAGTGTACTGCAGTACTTCTAGAATTGTTTACGTTTTGTTAACTGCTGATGACAGCAGCAGCTGGTAACTGCATGAACAGTCTGATAAAGCTGTCATATCCACGGTGTTTTTCTGATATGATAAAGAATAGTGGGCTTAGGTCCACGCGCGCAAGAATGCATTGCATGCTGCATGCGCGACAAGTGcgctgaaacaaataaaaagcaatcaaaTTCACTTTACCTTCCGTACTAGATGGTGCCTGGTGTTGAATTAAAGACAGTAGGATGCGCTGAGCTTCCGAGTCCATCATGTAGTAGTATACGAAGCAGCAGCTTTGCAGGATAGCGCGCAAGCGAGTGCGCTGTACCAACCACTGCCACACGTGCTTTCCTTGCCCGTCCGGATCAGACCGCACGTGTTTTGCAGCAGAGGACGCTGGGATGCACAACCTTTCTCCTCACTCGCCTTTTTATTCCCTCACACCTGCTCTGCGGAGGTgtgccgcattccagtggcaggtcgAGTGACGCggctctcagtgctctgcccccTACTCCTCTCTGCTCGGCACCcttactcctgttctctcaatggaattcgccataagaGCGATCACCGATGCCCCTTCTCGTCCTCTTTTCCCTCGTTTTCCTTACCGCCGCGAGCGCAAATGTAGCCGTCAACAACGTCCCGAACGTCGGACGGTCGTACATGCCAGTTAAGGCCTCGTCTATACCACTAGCTTGAGTCACAGCGGCACTTACAGACGTTGGATGTAATCCGCTTTCTCTGTATTACGTCTTTCGGCGAGAGAAATAGAATTTCCCAGAAGATATTCATACATTCATTCTTATTACGCTTGTTCTTcataacaacaacagcaacaacgacaataataataatgataataataataataataatgataataataattgtgATGACTATGATAATGATAGCACTCTGATACTTCTATTTTGATTCCGCTCTGTTAACTGTGGCCGTAGTAATATTTCTCTGTTTACATAAGATTTTCTTTTCAACATGAAGCATGTGTGTTGTTCGTTTACAATGTCTCGAGACGTACTCTGCTCATGCCGTCTTGACTGCCCCTGTGAATTTGCTGATGTGGGGGCTGCTCAAGCAGCGTAACGCATGCAGCTATTCGTACCGTACTATCATAATAACTATCATAATCACAAACGGGTATCCACCACAAAAATCGCGTAAATCCCACAACTCAACATTGATCCACTACAAAAGAAAAAGGCAACGGCGGCTGCGAGAATATCTCGAAGCGTTGGAAGGCGTATGTATACGACTTGCCTGTCATTTTCTCTAGCCTAACTTGAACCTCTCTGCACGTAGAATTAAAGTATAAACAACCTGAGGCATCAGTCAGCTCAAGCCTAGCAAAGACCTAGAAGCAACCTAGAACGACCTCCATCACCGAGCTAAGTCTTAGAATACAAACTTTCAAGCAACTAGGTTAGCCTTCAGAGTATTCCAGTTTCGCAGTTTCAAAGATTGCGCGGCTTGAGATAAACTTCGTCTATTTTTGTTTCCCCGTCTTAATCTCTTGTTGTGCAAGTGGTAAATTAACTGAAACGACAAAATTGAACAAACTTGACGGCTCGAAGAAAAATGTTTTACCTCTCTTTTCAAAAGCTGGTATATCTTAAATTTGATGCCTGATTGAtttgtaggatttaacgtcccaaaaccaccatatgattatgaaagacgccgtagtggtgggctccagaaatttcgaccaccttggattctttaacgtgtgcccaaatctgagtgcacgggcctacaacatttccgcctccatcggcaatgcagccgccacagccgggatttgatcccgcgacctgcgggtcagcagccgggtacctcagatactagaccaccgcggcggggggatATATATCTTAAATTTAAACTTATACCCAATCAGCCTCAAAAGAAACGCGCGCGAGCGCTTCTCAGACACGCAACCTCAGGGCGACAGATGAAATACGGGCAAATACAAGCGTTGCAATATCCAGACGGAAGAATAAATTTTAACGATGTATCGCGATAAGAACAAAAATTAAAGCACATACAGGAATAAGCAATCTAACAAAAGTAGTCACATGATCTCACTGGTAACAACTGTGTACTTCACAAATTGTACGAGcaagaaaaaatacaaaaggAGAAGCAGATATCAAGAGCAAAACCTTTCGAGTAGTGGCGAGACATCAAAAGCAAACATGAATGCGTAATACCTCA
Above is a window of Rhipicephalus microplus isolate Deutch F79 chromosome 1, USDA_Rmic, whole genome shotgun sequence DNA encoding:
- the LOC119177177 gene encoding uncharacterized protein LOC119177177, with amino-acid sequence MMDSEAQRILLSLIQHQAPSSTEDAVLRTNMAGDVPRRGSEEMRMELRLPCVETGGDGTDTLHLPAPTASRSADGETGAQSKPSGSRRGGGAAEWTEGQTRLLLEYYLKYFPQIGPFKKFKNRKQAFKQISMDIEAVLGIAKTPEQCENRYKTVIRRRKASSDHNKRSGASPTPVPFDDEVKKIESIDDSIEPEVERDASGATFKASPESPAVLSPANTTEENKTQSSNPDTKPRVGTARLAHMQLFFTEMRALQEEKEAQKAARRQEKENRRAERQAERQVLREERRKMHEEKMEILRQAFGLPK